A portion of the Cryptomeria japonica chromosome 5, Sugi_1.0, whole genome shotgun sequence genome contains these proteins:
- the LOC131064074 gene encoding ankyrin repeat-containing protein At5g02620-like, with protein MNKELFLALETGDLAYIQRLHRHNSNVLLDVTFQGDTPLHIAAREGHLPIVQWMLHVKPSLAGVKNKDDNTPLHEAAKCVNPELVRNLLHYKRISAYHYNKFGDTALIIASKYGHIETVELLCEAKEYDDTSETERSLGTAAYREYPDIVRVIIGKPMKPRLVPLRYILVILLEWDTYTDVAKVILDNSIMRSLHRLFFNHIEITRATSYLHVAVLGGNLEIVEIMLNSPAWNNDLMTREDECGWCAIHVAAMKGSWDIIDVFMSRWPDCIEIRSSDHKSVLHFAVEYNQFEIVRNLILNKSPKNCAQLVSRDRDRFQNTTLHLAAKNGVDPQLVEYLVSFAGVYLKALNNEDMSALHIASTAAKDNPNCAIIQQILESAGATRLIFKPKSNTISDPSNESKQGGDKDIVNTHMVVASLIATVTFAAMFQIPGGIEDDRGSIHYGAAKMAFRKLFRFLIFSDTAAFTTSFTVVVVWLVRQLMGECCFGKTSVMSHISIVTLTVSILWTTAAFVSATIIVIMPSNYDNLRGAHMEAFSAYKSLWRREIILAIIPPIYVCTPLLKFVYVFFMGPSKYRPGEIFMYLDLSVVTAMIIYFTLHIIS; from the exons ATGAATAAGGAACTCTTCCTTGCTTTGGAAACTGGTGATCTCGCTTATATCCAAAGGTTACATAGGCATAACTCAAATGTTCTGCTTGATGTTACTTTCCAAGGAGACACCCCTCTGCATATTGCTGCAAGGGAAGGTCATCTGCCTATTGTTCAGTGGATGCTTCACGTAAAACCCTCTTTGGCTGGAGTGAAAAACAAGGATGACAATACACCACTCCACGAAGCTGCTAAATGCGTTAATCCAGAGCTAGTCAGAAATCTTCTTCACTACAAAAGAATTTCTGCCTACCATTACAATAAGTTTGGAGATACAGCTCTAATAATAGCTTCCAAGTATGGCCACATTGAAACAGTTGAGCTTTTATGTGAAGCCAAGGAATATGACGATACGAGCGAAACGGAGAGATCTCTTGGAACGGCAGCTTATAGGGAATATCCAG ATATAGTGAGGGTGATAATTGGCAAACCCATGAAACCCCGTCTAGTTCCACTCCGTTATATTCTAGTTATTTTACTTGAATGGGATACATATACAG ATGTAGCGAAGGTCATTCTTGATAATTCCATCATGCGCAGTTTACACCGTCTTTTCTTCAATCATATTGAAATTACAAGGGCAACCTCATATCTGCATGTAGCCGTGCTTGGAGGAAATCTTGAGATTGTAGAGATAATGCTCAATTCTCCGGCATGGAATAATGACTTAATGACGAGGGAGGATGAGTGTGGATGGTGCGCAATTCATGTAGCGGCGATGAAGGGCTCTTGGGACATAATCGATGTCTTTATGTCAAGATGGCCAGACTGTATCGAAATCCGGAGTTCGGATCATAAGTCTGTACTGCACTTTGCCGTGGAATACAATCAATTCGAGATTGTGCGCAATCTAATATTAAATAAATCGCCTAAAAACTGCGCCCAGTTGGTGAGCCGCGACCGTGATCGCTTTCAGAACACAACATTACATCTGGCAGCAAAAAATGGAGTGGATCCCCAG CTGGTAGAATACCTTGTCTCATTTGCCGGTGTGTACTTGAAAGCCTTGAACAACGAAGACATGAGTGCACTTCACATAGCATCTACAGCAGCTAAAGACAACCCCAATTGTGCCATCATCCAGCAGATACTGGAAAGTGCAGGAGCTACTCGATTGATTTTCAAGCCAAAATCTAATACAATTTCTGATCCAAGCAATGAGTCAAAGCAAGGGGGAGACAAAGATATTGTGAATACACACATGGTTGTGGCATCGCTGATTGCCACAGTCACATTTGCGGCCATGTTTCAAATCCCGGGGGGAATTGAGGATGACAGAGGGAGTATACACTATGGAGCTGCCAAGATGGCATTTCGTAAACTTTTCAGATTTCTCATATTCTCTGACACCGCGGCCTTCACCACTTCCTTTACAGTGGTTGTGGTGTGGTTAGTTCGACAACTAATGGGAGAGTGTTGTTTCGGAAAAACTTCGGTGATGTCCCATATATCTATAGTGACATTGACAGTCTCAATCTTGTGGACAACAGCAGCATTCGTGAGTGCCACCATTATCGTTATAATGCCCAGTAATTATGATAATTTGAGAGGTGCACATATGGAAGCTTTCTCAGCGTATAAATCGCTCTGGAGAAGAGAGATCATTCTTGCAATCATCCCACCTATTTATGTTTGCACGCCGCTTTTGAAATTCGTTTATGTATTTTTTATGGGGCCGAGTAAATATCGGCCTGGTGAAATCTTTATGTATCTTGACTTGAGTGTAGTCACGGCCATGATTATTTACTTTACTCTTCACATTATATCTTAG